DNA sequence from the Actinacidiphila yeochonensis CN732 genome:
CCCTGGATCTGGTCGGTGTGCAGATCGACGGTGAGGATGCGGTCCGCGCCGGCGGTCTTGAACAGGTCCGCCACCAGGCGGGCAGAGATCGGCTCGCGGCCGCGGTGCTTCTTGTCCTGCCGGGCGTAGCCGTAGAACGGCACGATCACGGTGATGCTCCGCGCGGAGGCCCGCTTCAGAGCGTCCAGCATGATCAGCTGTTCCATGATCCACTGGTTGATCGGGCTGGTGTGGCTCTGCATGAGGAAGCAGTCCGCGCCGCGGGCCGACTCCTCGAAACGCACGTAGATCTCGCCGTTGGCGAAGTCGAAAGCGCGTGTGGGTACCAGCTCGACGCCGAGTTCGCTTGCCACCGCCTCCGCCAGATCGGGGTGGGCGCGGCCGGAGAAGAGCATCAGCTTCTTCTCACCGGTCGTCTTGATCCCGGTCACTGCACCGTCTCCTTGGGGTTCGACTGGTGTTCGAGGCAGCGCCGCGCTGAGGTCAGGCGGGCTGGTCCGAGGCAGCGCCGTCCCAGGGCAGGCGGGCCGGCGGAATTGTGTGCACCACACACGGTACGCCCCATCCGGTGTACCTGTGCACCTCAGGAGGGCGGGATGAGACGACCCTCACTCCGGGTCGGGACGTGGTCAGTCCTGCTGGTCACGGGCCCGTTCGGCGGCCTGGGCGGCGGCGCTGCCCGGACGCTTGCGGGCCACCCAGCCCTCGATGTTGCGCTGCTGCCCGCGGGCCACGGCCAGCGAGCCGGAGGGCACGTCCTTGGTGATCACCGATCCGGCGGCGGTGTACACGCCGTCGCCGACCACCCGCGGGGCGACGAACATGTTGTCCGCGCCGGTCCTGCAGTGGCTGCCGATGGTGGTGTGGTGCTTGGACTCCCCGTCGTAGTTGACGAAGACGGTGGCGGCGCCGATGTTGGTGTGGTCGCCGATGGTGGCGTCGCCGACGTAGCTCAGGTGCGGCACCTTGGTGCCCTCGCCGATCCGGGCGTTCTTCATCTCGACGTAGGTGCCGGCCTTGGCGTCCTTGCCGAGCCGGGTGCCCGGCCGCAGGTAGGCGTAGGGGCCGACGCTCGCGCCGGGGCCGACCTCGGCGTGGTCGGCGACGGCGTGGGTGATCCGGGCGCCGGCGCCCACGGAGGTGTCGGTGAGAGTGCAGCCGGGGCCGACCTCGGCCCCCTCGGCGAGGCTGGTGGCGCCCAGGAGCTGGGTGTTGGGGTGGACCAGCGAGTCGGGCGCGAAGGTGACATCGACGTCCACCCAGGTGCTGGCCGGGTCCACGATGGTGGCGCCGTCGCGCATCGCGCGCTCCAGCAGGCGGGTGTTGAGCACCCGCCGGGCCTCGGCGAGCTGCACCCGGTCGTTGACCCCGGCGACCTCGCGGTGGTCGGCGGCGGTGAACGCGCCGACCCGGTGCCCGGCCTCGCGCAGGATGGCGAGGGTGTCGGTCAGGTACTCCTCGCCCTGCGCGTTGTCCGCGGTGACCTTGCCGAGCGCCTCGGCCAGCAGCCGCCCGTCGTAGGCGTACACGCCGGAGTTGATCTCGCGGACCGCGCGCAGCGCCTCGGTGGCGTCCTTCTGCTCGACGATCGCGTCGACCTGGCCGTCCGGGCCGCGCACGATCCGGCCGTAGCCGGTCGGGTCGGGCACCTGGGCGGTGAGCACGGTCATGGCGTTGCCGGCCTCGTGGTGGGCGGCGGTGAGGGCCTCCAGCGTCCCGGCGGTCAGCAGCGGCACGTCACCGTAGGTGACGACGACCGTGCCCTCCGGGACGGCGCCGCGGCGGGCCAGCTCGCCCAGGGCGGCACGGACGGCGTGCCCGGTGCCGAGCTGGCGGTCCTGGACGGCGGCGACGACCCCGGCGTCCACGCCGGCCAGGTGCTCGGTGACGCGCTCGCGGGCGTGTCCGACGACCACGACCAGGTGCTCGGGCCGCAGCGCGCGGGCGGCGGCCACGGCGTGGCCGACCAGGGTGCGGCCGCAGATGGCGTGCAGGATCTTGGGCGTCGCCGACCTCATACGGGTGCCCTCGCCCGCAGCGAGGATGACGACGGCGGCCGGACGGTTCGGGCTCACGCGGAGACTCCTCGGCATCGGATCTGGGAACGTCCGCAGCTTACCGAGGGTGCCGGGACTTCTCCCGGTCCGCTCCGCCGCCAGGACTCGAACCCGGACTTAAGGCACCAAAAGCCCCAGTGCTGCCAATTACACCACGGCGGACCGACATCACCGCCCGCCGGTGAACCGGCCGGGACGGTCGGCACCATCATGCCGTACGACCACCTCCCGGCGCGACGGTGATCGGCGGTCGCCGCCGAGCGGAACCGTCCGGCCCGGCCCGTACGGCCCGCACCGCCCGTCCGCTCCGGGCCCGTGACCAGCTCCCCTCCACCGCGCGGGAGTTGCCGCCGGGGGGTCGTCCGGCGCCACCCGGAACGCCCAGGACAGGCGGTCGCGGCACCCCCGGCGGAGAGGGGCGTCCTGGGCGCGCCGGGCGGCCGGAGACGGGGCACGGGGCCGACTCCTACCCCGGCTGGTCCTGTTGTCGGCCGGGCGCCGCTGCAATACTTACGGAGCCGTAGGTTGTGCGGCTCATCACCCCCACCCACTCCGACCAGGGGAAACACATGACCACACAGACGGAAGTGATCTCAGGGGCCCGGGAGCCCGGACCCTCCGGACAGGAGCCGCTGCCCAGCGCGACGCGGGGCGGTGAGAGCAAGCGCTCCATCGAGCAGATCACCCTGCTGCTGTTCATCTGCATCCCCTTCGTCGCGCTGGCCGCCGCCGTCCCGCTGGCCTGGGGCCGCGGGCTGAGCTGGCTGGACGTCGGCCTCATGGTGGCGATGTACTTCCTCGGCTGCCACGGCATCACCATCGGCTTCCATCGGCACTTCACCCACAGCTCGTTCAAGGCGAAACGCCCGCTGAAGATCCTGCTGGCCATCGCCGGCTCGATGGCCGTCGAGGGCCCGATCGTGCGCTGGGTGGCCGACCACCGCCGCCACCACAGGTTCAGCGACGCCGAGGGCGACCCGCACAGCCCCTGGCGGTACGGCGAGACCGTCCCGGCCCTGATGAAGGGCCTGTGGTGGGCGCACATGGGCTGGCTCTTCGACGAGGAGCAGACCCCGCAGCACAAGTACGCGCCCGACCTGATCAAGGACCCGGCCATCCGCCGCATCTCCCGCGACTTCTGGCTGTGGACCGCCATCTCGCTGCTGCTGCCCCCGCTGATCGGCGGCCTCGCCACCATGTCGTGGTATGGCGCGTTCACCGCGTTCTTCTGGGGATCACTCGTCCGGGTGGCTTTGCTGCACCACGTGACGTGGTCCATCAACTCCATCTGCCACGCGGTCGGCAAGCGCCCCTTCAAGTCCCGCGACCGCTCCGGCAACGTGTGGTGGCTGGCCGTGCTGTCCTGCGGCGAGTCGTGGCACAACCTCCACCACGCCGACCCCACGTCCGCCCGCCACGGGGTGCTGCGCGGCCAGATCGACTCCAGCGCCCGGCTGATCCGCTGGTTCGAACTCGCCGGCTGGGCCTCTGACGTGCGCTGGCCGAGCCCGGAGCGGATCGCCGCCCGCCGCCAGGAAAAGACCAAGGAAGGCGTCGGCGAAGCGGCATGATGATCGGGTGACCGACGGCAGAGACGACGCGACGGGCGGACCAGTCCCTGCCCGCCACGCACCGCCGGACCGGCCGGCCCGCCCCGTCCCGCGGGGCCGCCACCGCCGGACCGACCGCCCGGCGGGCCCGCCGGGTCCGGATGACCGGCAAGGAGCGGCGCGAGCAACTGCTGGACGTGGGGCGGGTCCTCTTCGCCGAGCGCGGCTACGAGGGCACGTCCGTCGAGGAGATCGCCCACAAGGCGGGGGTGTCCAAGCCGGTCGTCTACGAGCACTTCGGCGGCAAGGAAGGGCTGTACGCGGTCGTGGTCGACCGGGAGATGCGCCGGCTGCTGGACATGGTGACCGGGGCGCTGACCGGCGGTCATCCGCGGGAACTCCTGGAGCAGGCCGCGTTCGCCCTGCTGGACTACATCGAGCAGTACACCGACGGCTTCCGGGTGCTGGTGCGCGACTCGCCCGTCGCCCAGTCCACCGGCACCTTCGCGTCGCTGATCAGCGACATCGCCACCCAGGTGGAGGACATCCTCGGCCAGGAGTTCTCCCACCGCGGCTTCGACGCCAAGCTGGCCCCGCTGTACGCGCAGGCGCTGGTGGGCATGGTGGCGCTCACCGGCCAGTGGTGGCTGGACGCGCGCCGCCCGCGCAAGGCGGAGGTGGCCGCGCACCTGGTGAACCTCTCCTGGAACGGCCTGTCGGGTCTGGAGCCGCACCCGCGGCTGATCGGCCACCGCAAGAGCTGACCGCCTCCTCCCCCGCCGGGCCACGGGACGCCCGCCCGAGGGACGCCGCCCCACGCGGGGCGCCGCACGGCGCGGACGCGGCCGGAGACGCGCCAGGGCCGCCCGGAGTGGCTCCAGGGCGGCCCCGTCTCACCTCACCACAGGCGGCGCGCACCCTCCGCCGGGGTCGTGGAGAAGTGCCGCGCCTGCGGCAGTGCCTCGGCCACCGTCCGCGCGATCCGCTCCTCGTCGCCCGCGTCGACCAGGACGATCGCCGAGCCGCCGAATCCGCCGCCGGTCATCCGGGCGCCGAGCGCGCCGGCCGCCAGCGCGGTGTCGACCACCAGGTCGAGCTCCGGACAGGAGACCTGGAAGTCGTCACGCAGCGAGGCGTGGCCGGCGGTCAGCACCGGGCCGATGTCCCGGGTGCGGCCGGCCTCGCACAGCGCCAGCACCTGCCCGACCCGGGCGTTCTCGGTGACGATGTGGCGGGTCAGCCGGCGCAGCCGGTCGTCGGGCAGGGCGGCGAGTGCCTGCTCCAGACCGTCCGGCTCGATGTCGCGCAGCGCCGGTACGCCCAGCACCGCCGCCGCCTCCTCGCACCCGGCCCGGCGCTCGCCGTAGGCGCCGTCGGCGTGGGCGTGCTTGACGCGGGTGTCGACCACCAGCAGCCGCAGCCCCTCGGCCGCCAGGTCCAGCGGCACCTGGCGCTGGGCCAGGCCCCGCACGTCCAGGTGGAGGGCGTGGCCCTCGGTGCAGCAGGCGGAGGCGGTCTGGTCCATCACGCCGACGGGCGCGCCGACGTAGGTGTTCTCCGAGGACTGGCAGAGCACCGCCAGCTCCTGCCGGGAGAGGCCGCCCACCCCGTACAGCTCCGTCAGCGCCAGGGCGGTGACCACCTGGAGGGCCGCGGAGGAGGACAGGCCGCCGCCGACCGGCACGGAGCTGTCGTAGTGGATGTCCGCGCCGCCCACCGGGTGGCCGGCCTGCCGCAGCGTCCACAGCACGGCCGCCGGGTAGCGGGCCCAGCCCTCGGTGGCGCCGGGGGCCAGGTCGTCGATCCGCAGTTCGACGACGCCGCCGTCCATGTCGGCGGAGTGCAGCCGCAGGAGGCCGTCCTCGCGGCGGGCGACCGCCGCCCGGGTGGCCTGCGGCAGCGCGAACGGCATCACGAAGCCGTCGTTGTAGTCGGTGTGCTCGCCGATCAGGTTGACCCGGCCGGGCGCCGCCCAGGCGCCCTCGGGTGCGCGGCCGAAGGCGTCCTTGAAGGCGGCCTCGAACGCGGGGTCCGCGGTGCCCGCCTCCACCGTGGCGGCGCTGCCCCTGGTGTCCGTCATCGTGCGTCGTCCTCCCCTAGCGATTGCGTGAAGTTCCAGGCGTCGCGGACGATCTCCGCGAGGTCGGTACGGCGGGGCCGCCAGCCCAGCTCGCCGCGGGCCCGGTCGGCCGAGGCGACCAGGGAGGCAGGGTCGCCGGGGCGGCGCGGGCGGGTCACCGCCGGGATCGGGTGGCCGGTGACCGCGCGGACCGTCTCGATCACCTCCCGCACCGAGAAGCCGCTGCCGTTGCCCAGGTTGCACACCAGGTGGCGGCCGGACTCGGCCTTGTCCAGGGCGAGCAGGTGCGCCTCGGCGAGGTCGGCGACGTGGATGTAGTCGCGCACGCAGGTGCCGTCGGGCGTGGGGTAGTCCTCGCCGAAGACCGCCACCTCGGCGCGGCGGCCCT
Encoded proteins:
- the galK gene encoding galactokinase: MTDTRGSAATVEAGTADPAFEAAFKDAFGRAPEGAWAAPGRVNLIGEHTDYNDGFVMPFALPQATRAAVARREDGLLRLHSADMDGGVVELRIDDLAPGATEGWARYPAAVLWTLRQAGHPVGGADIHYDSSVPVGGGLSSSAALQVVTALALTELYGVGGLSRQELAVLCQSSENTYVGAPVGVMDQTASACCTEGHALHLDVRGLAQRQVPLDLAAEGLRLLVVDTRVKHAHADGAYGERRAGCEEAAAVLGVPALRDIEPDGLEQALAALPDDRLRRLTRHIVTENARVGQVLALCEAGRTRDIGPVLTAGHASLRDDFQVSCPELDLVVDTALAAGALGARMTGGGFGGSAIVLVDAGDEERIARTVAEALPQARHFSTTPAEGARRLW
- a CDS encoding TetR/AcrR family transcriptional regulator — protein: MTGKERREQLLDVGRVLFAERGYEGTSVEEIAHKAGVSKPVVYEHFGGKEGLYAVVVDREMRRLLDMVTGALTGGHPRELLEQAAFALLDYIEQYTDGFRVLVRDSPVAQSTGTFASLISDIATQVEDILGQEFSHRGFDAKLAPLYAQALVGMVALTGQWWLDARRPRKAEVAAHLVNLSWNGLSGLEPHPRLIGHRKS
- a CDS encoding acyl-CoA desaturase, with the translated sequence MTTQTEVISGAREPGPSGQEPLPSATRGGESKRSIEQITLLLFICIPFVALAAAVPLAWGRGLSWLDVGLMVAMYFLGCHGITIGFHRHFTHSSFKAKRPLKILLAIAGSMAVEGPIVRWVADHRRHHRFSDAEGDPHSPWRYGETVPALMKGLWWAHMGWLFDEEQTPQHKYAPDLIKDPAIRRISRDFWLWTAISLLLPPLIGGLATMSWYGAFTAFFWGSLVRVALLHHVTWSINSICHAVGKRPFKSRDRSGNVWWLAVLSCGESWHNLHHADPTSARHGVLRGQIDSSARLIRWFELAGWASDVRWPSPERIAARRQEKTKEGVGEAA
- the glmU gene encoding bifunctional UDP-N-acetylglucosamine diphosphorylase/glucosamine-1-phosphate N-acetyltransferase GlmU, with translation MSPNRPAAVVILAAGEGTRMRSATPKILHAICGRTLVGHAVAAARALRPEHLVVVVGHARERVTEHLAGVDAGVVAAVQDRQLGTGHAVRAALGELARRGAVPEGTVVVTYGDVPLLTAGTLEALTAAHHEAGNAMTVLTAQVPDPTGYGRIVRGPDGQVDAIVEQKDATEALRAVREINSGVYAYDGRLLAEALGKVTADNAQGEEYLTDTLAILREAGHRVGAFTAADHREVAGVNDRVQLAEARRVLNTRLLERAMRDGATIVDPASTWVDVDVTFAPDSLVHPNTQLLGATSLAEGAEVGPGCTLTDTSVGAGARITHAVADHAEVGPGASVGPYAYLRPGTRLGKDAKAGTYVEMKNARIGEGTKVPHLSYVGDATIGDHTNIGAATVFVNYDGESKHHTTIGSHCRTGADNMFVAPRVVGDGVYTAAGSVITKDVPSGSLAVARGQQRNIEGWVARKRPGSAAAQAAERARDQQD